The following is a genomic window from Hymenobacter sp. APR13.
CTCAACATAGCGCAGGTGCTGCTGCTGGCGGGGCTGTTGCTGCTGGCGTTTGCCGGCCTGGGCTGGCGTGCGGTGCCGGCTTACTACTATGCCGCGTACGCCGCCTACGCGCTGCCGCTGCTGGCCAGCTTCGGGCTGCTGCGCCGCCTGCCCGACCGGTGGGAGGGAGGCCGGAGCCTGCGCGAAACCACCCAAGAACTCAGCCACCACAGCCGTGGGGCGCACTTGTCCAACATCCTGGCTTTCGCCAACTACCGCCTCAGCTACTATTTCGTGGCGCACTTTGCTGATGCCCGGGCCGTGGGCGTGCTGAGCGTGGGCGTAGCCCTGGCCGAGGCCATCTGGCTGATTCCGCGCAGCGCCGCCCTCATCCAGTACGTCGACCTGGTGCACGCCGACGACAAGCAGGCCCAGCTGGCCCCAGCTCTGCGGGTGGCGCGGCTGGCGGTGCTGGCCACGGCCGCCGCCGTGGTGGTGCTGGCGCTGCTGCCGTCGGCGCTGCTGGCGGGCGTATTCGGGCCGGAGTTTGGGGCGGCGCGGCCGGTTATCGGGTGGCTGGTGCCGGGCGTGGTGGCCGTGGCCCTGAACGTGGCCTGCAGCAGCTACTTCGCCGGCCTGGGCCGATACCGTGTCAACAACTGGGCTACCGTGGTGGGGCTGGCCGTGACGGTGCCAGCCTGCTGGCTGCTGATTCCGCGGCTGGGCATTGCGGGTGCCGCCATGGCCACGTCTTTGTCGTACATGGCTTCCACGGCCTACCTGTTAGTGCAATTCCGTCAGGCTACCGGCACTGGCTGGGCGGAGTGGCTGCCCGGCCGTGCTGATGTGGCCTACCTGCGCGGGCTGCTGCGTACGCGCTAGCGGCCCGCTACGGGCTGCAGCGTTACCTCAAACCATTGTTCCGGGTCGCGTAGCGGTTCGGGGGTGTGGGTG
Proteins encoded in this region:
- a CDS encoding lipopolysaccharide biosynthesis protein, translated to MIRRIFHTFATRLSSALLSFAVVWLTARYLGAAGRGSVSLFVTDCAALLLFIGLLGGSSLIFLAPRRNVWHLLVPAYGWAVVVCTAGTVLAGVLRPGPLSYLGHLWGLALLQAFLSINISLLLGRKQEAAYNALNIAQVLLLAGLLLLAFAGLGWRAVPAYYYAAYAAYALPLLASFGLLRRLPDRWEGGRSLRETTQELSHHSRGAHLSNILAFANYRLSYYFVAHFADARAVGVLSVGVALAEAIWLIPRSAALIQYVDLVHADDKQAQLAPALRVARLAVLATAAAVVVLALLPSALLAGVFGPEFGAARPVIGWLVPGVVAVALNVACSSYFAGLGRYRVNNWATVVGLAVTVPACWLLIPRLGIAGAAMATSLSYMASTAYLLVQFRQATGTGWAEWLPGRADVAYLRGLLRTR